The nucleotide sequence TTGGATCTCTTCCCACAGCAGACCAACCTACATCTGtttaagatgtattcatctttcAGGAAACTTTGAATGACATGTAGCAGTTTACCCTGATCGATTGAATCAAATGCTTTGAATACATCCGCAACCACAAAGAACAAAGGAGACGGTTCTCCTGATTGACTCCTCAAACTGATTAGATATGGGCATAGGTTTCTGTAAAAATCATCATGGTCAAAAACAGAAGACCCAAGAACATATGGTTCTTTGAGCTGGATTTCCTTCAACACAGCATGTGTATCACGAAGAGATCGCAACCTTGACGAGGAACTAAAATCTAACACCATCCTCGCACCGTTTGCCTTTGGTATAATTCTAAACTTCGATAACCCCGTTTCTTTTATTCTACTTTGAGCTTCAGCATTGTCCACTTGGACATATCCATAAAGTGTTTTGCTAATTTCTTTGCTTATTAACCTTTCCCAGCTGCTTTTCCggtaataataaatatttagccgcCCTCCTTGGCTTTCAGTGGCATAGAAGTTGAAGAGCACCAATTTCTGGACAATCTCTAAGAAAAGCCAAGAAATCCATTTCTTGCACAACATCTGCTGTGTACTTCTGATGGACTCATCTTGGAGTTCATCAGAACTCCACTGACCATACAGCATAACTGTTTTCTGGTGAAGAACGGAAAACCTGATGATTTCACTTTATGCAGAAATTGCTTCACTGTGCATTTCTCATTTCTTCGCCTAGAAACAAACCAGGCGATATTTCTCCTAAGAACCCTCATCTGATGAGTACTCCCAAGCAAACATTCTGGAACAATGTACCTATATATGGCCCAAATAAAGGAAACTACTTGGTCTTTCGTGCAGTACAGTTTTGCTTCTTCGACACTTGGACAATTGGTTTGACCCTTTTCTGAACTTGATCCATGAGGCAGCTTCTTTGAATTTTGCTTCGAGGAACTCTGTAAGAGAAAATATGTAAGGTTTTTTTAAATCCAAAGATCAGTTGGAAGGTTTGGGCATTATGTATTTAAGTCTAGCAAGTAGCAGCTGTTTTGATTTTCACTTTCTAATTTCTTTCTATTGATCATATTCGAATTTTCAACATAGTTTATCTGAAATAAAAATGCTCAGGCATTATTCAAACTTAAATTTGATGTGAAACTGTCTCTGAAGGAAAAATATCAACCTGTAAATTCGCATTTGCTGACTTCAGTGCCTCATCTTGCAGCAAGACAACTGGACAGTGTTTATCTAGTAAAACTTTCAAATGTGAGGACTTCGCTTTTCCTATTAGACTTTTAAGCGACTTGAGCAATGAATGGTATCTGCAGAATAATGGAAAAAGAATCATAATATCATTTTACTTCTCTGCATCAGTTAAATCAACAAACATAAAATCTCTGTCATTCTTCAAGTCAGCTCAGACTACTTAATTATCTGATATACATTATCTGAATACATGCTCCAAGTTTTAGAATAACTATAGTTTTCTTGAAACATTAGAACATTTTGGAATAATATAATTGAACCTAGTTTGGTATCCTTTTGTGTTgaactaaaccaaaataatatgcAGAGAAAAACAAGAAGTGTGTCAAGGATTTAAGGTATGAAAAGTTACAGAACTTATGGGGATAAGTGCATGACTTACAAGCAAATAGATCCACTGGGACAATTGCCTTTGCCATGAGATGGTGCCGTTGACCATGCGTTTACTTCACCAAATATATGGTTCATTAGAAACTTTGAATCAGAGCAGTTGGGCCtcaaggtttttaaaatgtcTGTATATCATAAGGAATCAGACTCAGTGCAGAAAGACTGTATGGAGAAGAGACACATAAAATTCCCATTAAGCTAACGTAGCTACAAGTCATAGAACATGTCAAACAACTAAGGATACGCTTCGGTGGGATAACTGAAAACGTTTCTGAGTTGCCAAACTCAAActgcttctttcttttaactTGTTTAGCCTACAAAAACAGTGATTACTAAAACTTAGGTAATGAAGTGTCAGGAATAATATTAGTAACTACTAATACCAACAAGATATAGATGCTACTGATAATAAAATGCATcaagtaaaactaaaaataaccTCCCCATCAATATTTCAAGGCTGGCGAATATCAAGAGAAATTTATACTGGTCTCTTAGTAAATTTTAAGCAATAAATTTACGCaacttatgaaattttaaactataactTGACTGCACAAATCATTTCATCAAAGTTACCTGCTTTGCAAAATCAGTGAGACTTCCATTTACACCCATGTGCAGATTCCTTTTATCAGCTTCATTTCCATTTGAATCATTACCATTTGTACAAGAAGTTATACAAGGTGCATCACAGTCAACTTTCTGGAATTCGACCCTTCTCTGCTTTTGCCTACGCTTAAGATACAATCTTGAACGCTTACTAGGTTTTTTCTCCATATGTTTATTTACATCCTCGCCAACTACGGGCGTAACAGCTGCAGAGTCATCCCTAAGACAGTCATTAACAGCAGAAGAAAGTCGCTGCCTTTTCTTTGATGGCTGCACGTTGTCATccctctttcttttgtttacatCCAATGACAATTCCTCTATACAATGGAGAATGCACACTTTAACAAGATAATACATGGTCAAgaaaattgcaaagagaaatcaTAACGTACTCAGAGAACTAACAAGTGGAAACTCCAAAAGAGAATACTCAGACTTACCCTTTTGCTTGACACATAGAGGAGGTCCAGACACTTGCTGGTATTTTTTTCCTAGTATTGGTATGAATATTGATGTTTGCTGCAGAAGATAAACCATGACATTTTGACCGACctacaaaacaaaggaaacTTGAATATTAGCAACCGGACAACTTGAAGATTATGAAAGTAAATCATCAAAAAGGTTTGACAACAAACCCGGTTGAGTAGAAACTCCCAAGATGAATTTGTCAATAACTCCAATATAGAGCTCGACTGATCATACTATCAAACAGATGAACAGGATGAGTAACCATTAGTTATATCACAAGTGACTAAAGAAGGCTACACTTAATAGTAGAAGAGCTCACCTTGTCATATCTAGCACATATCACATTTTGGCAATCACATCCAGATAGCTTAATTTCAATAACCCTTTCAACAATCTGAAAAACTTAGTTGAAGCAATACGTTTACAATTTAGATCCACATCAATGTTCGGAATCTATCAAATTAAGAACTCAAAAGCAATGCGTGGTACAGTGCGAAACAGAATCATACCTCTCTCTGTGACCACCAAGATGTTGGCGAGAAATCCAGAATCGGAGGGGTTTGTTCGTGAAGTACAACAAAGCATCGGTGAAGAAGTTTACGGTAGTGAATAGGATCATCGGAACGCAACAGAAACGCCGGTTTATCGCTGCTGCAACCGAGACAACCTTGACCCCGGCATCGGCATTGCTCCGGCTGAATAATCCGGCAAGTAATCAGATCTATTATCGCGTCGTTCAAATTCCTGGCTCTTTTTCCGAATAACCTCCATAGAGTCTCCGGTACACGATGTCTAGGTTTACGCCGCATTTTCACCTTTCTCCTCaggatagatagagagagagaagagtgaaCACGAGCTTCGATAATGGAGTCTGGTGGTGTGAAACAGGCGGGAGATTAAAGGTCTGTGCTCCTCCCTTCTCGGAACTATAAACTACGATTTACtgcttttttagattttgaaacttttcaaatttGAACCACAAACGCGTCCATTCAACCGCAACCGCAGATCGCTTTTTCTGCTGCATACGTAAACCGACaattaaaccgaaccgatattGACTTTAATTTCAATCGGTCTatagctttcttcttttctcacaTCCGGTTCTCATTACTTTCTTTCGAATCTCTACTCCAAAACCGGATTAAACCGACAAATCTAAACTTACaatcgaaccgaaccgaattaatttgttttagttttaaaacGCAAAAATCACCCGCCACTCTAGTAACTCTAGTATGATCCTCCGCCGCCTTCACATCCCCAACGCCGCCGCGAAATCCCACCAGTACATTAAAGTCTCTCTCTTCTCCACATCGCCGCCGGAGATAACACCGCCGTTTATTCACAAATGCAAGACCGTTTCCCAAGTCAAGCTCATTCACCAGAAACTCATCTCCTTCAGAATCCTAACCTTGAATATAACTTCCCACCTCATCTCCACCTACATCTCCCTCGGTTGCTCATCTTCTGCTGTATCACTACTCCGTCGCTTCCCTCCTTCCGATTCAGGTGTCTACCATTGGAATTCTCTCATTCGCTTCCACGGCGAGAATGGCCGCGCCGGTGAATGTATCTCTTTATTCCGTCTTATGCATTCTCTTTCATGGACGCCGGATAATTACACATTCCCTTTCGTCTTCAAGGCATGCGGAGAGATCAACTCCGTTCGTTGCGGAGTCTCTGCTCACGGGGTTTCTCTGGTGACTGGATTTATGTCCAATGTCTTTGTGGGGAACGCGCTTGTTGCTATGTATTCTCGTTGTGGTTCATTGAGTGATGCACGgaaggtgttcgacgaaatgcctgtTTGGGATGTTGTATCgtggaactctataatagaaaGTTATGCAAAGTTAGGCAAACCGAAGATGGCGCTTGAATTGTTTAGCAAGATGACCAATGAGTTCGGTATTAGACCTGATGATATTACTATTGTGAATGTTCTTCCTCCTTGTGCTTCCCTTGGAGCTCGTTCACTAGGGAAGCAATTGCACGGTTTTGCGATCACAAGTGAGATAATACAGAATATGTTTGTAGGAAATTGCTTGGTGGATATGTATGCGAAGTGTGGGATGATGGATGAGGCAAACACAGTGTTTTCGGACATGTCAGTGAAGGATGTAGTGTCCTGGAATGCAATGGTTGCTGGGTATTCACAGATTGGAAGATTTGATGATGCTGTTAGGTTATTCGAGAAGATGCAGGAAGAAAAGATAAATATGGATGTTGTTACTTGGAGTGCTGCTATTTCAGGGTATGCTCAGCGGGGGCTTGGATATGAAGCTTTGGGTGTGTGTAGGCAGATGTTGTCTTCCGGGATAAAACCAAATGAAGTCACACTTATTTCAGTTCTTTCAGGTTGTGCTTCTGTTGGAGCATTGATGCATGGTAAGGAGATTCATTGTTACGCCATCAAATATCCTATAGATTTGCGTAAAAATGGTCATGGTGATGATAATATGGTCGTTAATCAACTGATTGACATGTACGCTAGATGCAAAAAGGTTGATGTTGCGCGTGCTATGTTTGATTCACTTGCCCCCAAGGATAGGGATGTTGTAACTTGGACTGTAATGATCGGTGGATACTCTCAACATGGGGATGCAAATAAAGCTCTCAAACTTTTCTCTGAGATGTTCGAGCTAGATTACCGAACAAGACCAAATGCTTTTACTATATCATGTGCCCTTGTGGCATGTGCTAGTTTGGCGGCATTAAGAATTGGCAAGCAAATTCATGCTTATGCATTGCGCAACCAGCAGAATGCAGTACCGTTGTTCGTATCAAACTGTCTAATAGACATGTATGCAAAATGTGGAGCTATCGGTGATGCCCGGCTTGTATTTGACAACATGATGGAGAGAAATGAAGTTAGTTGGACATCTCTAATGACTGGTTACGGTATGCATGGCTATGGGAAAGAAGCTCTTGGAATCTTTGATGAGATGAGGAGAATAGGTTTTAAGCTTGATGGTGTTACATTACTTGTTGTACTGTATGCTTGCAGTCATTCAGGAATGGTAGATCAGGGCATGGAGTATTTCAATAGAATGAGAACTGATTTTGGGGTTAGTCCTGGCCCGGAGCATTATGCATGTTTGGTTGACTTGTTAGGTCGTGTTGGCCGGTTGGATGCAGCGTTAAGTCTCATTGAAGAAATGCCTATGGAGCCTCCTACTGTGGTATGGGTTGCTTTGCTCAGTTGCTGTAGAATCCACGGAAAAGTTGAACTCGGGGAGTACGCAGCTAAAAAGATAACAGAACTAGCATCTAATAACGATGGATCATATACATTGCTCTCAAAtttatatgcaaatgcaagtcGTTGGAAAGATGTGGCTAGGATCAGATCATTGATGAGACACAATGGAATTAAGAAAAGACCTGGTTGTAGTTGGGTCGAAGGAATTAAAGGAACTACTACGTTCTTTGTTGGTGATAAAACTCATCCATACACTAAGGAAATATACCAGGTCCTCTCAGATCATATGCAACGCATCAAGGACATTGGTTATGTTCCTGAAACAGGCTTTGCTCTTCATGATGTAGAcgatgaagagaaagatgatCTCCTTTTGGAGCACAGTGAGAAGTTGGCTCTTGCAT is from Camelina sativa cultivar DH55 chromosome 20, Cs, whole genome shotgun sequence and encodes:
- the LOC104769974 gene encoding pentatricopeptide repeat-containing protein At5g16860; translated protein: MILRRLHIPNAAAKSHQYIKVSLFSTSPPEITPPFIHKCKTVSQVKLIHQKLISFRILTLNITSHLISTYISLGCSSSAVSLLRRFPPSDSGVYHWNSLIRFHGENGRAGECISLFRLMHSLSWTPDNYTFPFVFKACGEINSVRCGVSAHGVSLVTGFMSNVFVGNALVAMYSRCGSLSDARKVFDEMPVWDVVSWNSIIESYAKLGKPKMALELFSKMTNEFGIRPDDITIVNVLPPCASLGARSLGKQLHGFAITSEIIQNMFVGNCLVDMYAKCGMMDEANTVFSDMSVKDVVSWNAMVAGYSQIGRFDDAVRLFEKMQEEKINMDVVTWSAAISGYAQRGLGYEALGVCRQMLSSGIKPNEVTLISVLSGCASVGALMHGKEIHCYAIKYPIDLRKNGHGDDNMVVNQLIDMYARCKKVDVARAMFDSLAPKDRDVVTWTVMIGGYSQHGDANKALKLFSEMFELDYRTRPNAFTISCALVACASLAALRIGKQIHAYALRNQQNAVPLFVSNCLIDMYAKCGAIGDARLVFDNMMERNEVSWTSLMTGYGMHGYGKEALGIFDEMRRIGFKLDGVTLLVVLYACSHSGMVDQGMEYFNRMRTDFGVSPGPEHYACLVDLLGRVGRLDAALSLIEEMPMEPPTVVWVALLSCCRIHGKVELGEYAAKKITELASNNDGSYTLLSNLYANASRWKDVARIRSLMRHNGIKKRPGCSWVEGIKGTTTFFVGDKTHPYTKEIYQVLSDHMQRIKDIGYVPETGFALHDVDDEEKDDLLLEHSEKLALAYGILTTPQGAAIRITKNLRVCGDCHTAFTYMSRIIDHEIILRDSSRFHHFNNGLCSCKGFW